In a single window of the Elaeis guineensis isolate ETL-2024a chromosome 6, EG11, whole genome shotgun sequence genome:
- the LOC140850925 gene encoding receptor-like serine/threonine-protein kinase SD1-8 has protein sequence MRRPPIFPSLLFFLSTLFSYSIGGDILTPTQPLTDGQTLISAGRIFELGFFSPANSNNRYVGIWYHKVSVQTVVWVANRQHPISERKGNLSITANGTLIITDQNSTTIWSSGSSGLANPVAQLLDTGNLIIRQTSDDTHDPNSFAWQSFDHPTDTLLPSMKLGWNLTSHLNRNLTAWTSSSDPAPGYYSMAMDIQGDPEIFLWNGAHRVWRAGPWVGQRFSGVPEMKTYSMFKFDFVNDQDEIYYSFNIFNESIISRLIVNQSGVTQRMVWLEQSQMWSIFWFAPKDQCDNVSPCGPFGVCDPNNSPICDCLQGFEPKSPTNWALRDGSEGCKRKTARDCRNGTDGFVTVSDAKLPDTSGSTVDMSLNLDQCRAKCLTNCSCTAFASAKTSGDGCIIWTTELTDLRVFGFGGQDLYVRVAAADLGSASDHSHRNDIIAVVVGSVLGILLLGFICCCFWKKKKRTRRQAQSTLGSVSFASNYIDESTEGRELELPLFDLGTIAAATNNFSIQNKLGEGGFGPVYKGKLGDEQEIAVKRLAKTSVQGLDEFKNEVMLIAKLQHRNLVRLLGCSVQGEERMLIYEYMPNRSLDAFLFDKAKATLLDWRTRYHIIVGIARGILYLHQDSRFRIIHRDLKASNILLDKEMNPKISDFGMARIFGGDETEANTRRVVGTYGYMSPEYAMDGIFSVKSDVFSFGVLVLEIISGKKNRGIYLSHHHVNLPGHAWSSWKEGNGLDLVDDSIVHSFPVSEALRCIKVGLLCVQEHPEDRPTMSSVVLMLGSENTPLPDPKQPGFVSTKGPLEIDSSSSKQDSLTVNGLSVTIFEGR, from the exons ATCTCCGAGCGCAAGGGAAACCTATCCATCACCGCCAACGGAACACTCATCATCACCGACCAGAATTCCACCACCATCTGGTCCTCGGGCTCGTCGGGCCTCGCCAACCCGGTCGCACAGCTCTTGGATACTGGTAATTTGATAATTAGACAGACCAGCGATGACACCCATGATCCGAATAGCTTTGCATGGCAGAGCTTCGATCACCCGACCGACACGCTACTTCCGAGCATGAAGCTCGGGTGGAACCTAACGAGCCATCTCAACCGCAACCTGACGGCGTGGACCAGTTCCAGCGACCCGGCGCCGGGCTACTATTCTATGGCTATGGATATCCAGGGCGACCCGGAGATCTTCCTATGGAACGGAGCGCACCGGGTGTGGCGCGCCGGGCCATGGGTCGGCCAAAGGTTCAGCGGCGTCCCGGAGATGAAGACCTACAGCATGTTCAAATTCGACTTCGTCAATGACCAGGACGAGATCTACTACTCGTTTAACATCTTTAACGAATCGATCATCTCGAGGCTCATCGTGAACCAGTCCGGCGTGACACAGCGGATGGTCTGGCTCGAGCAGAGCCAGATGTGGAGCATCTTCTGGTTTGCACCCAAAGACCAGTGCGACAACGTGTCGCCGTGCGGTCCGTTCGGGGTCTGCGACCCTAACAACTCGCCGATATGCGACTGTTTGCAGGGTTTTGAGCCCAAGTCGCCGACGAATTGGGCTCTGAGGGATGGGTCGGAGGGGTGCAAGAGGAAGACGGCGCGGGATTGCCGGAACGGGACTGATGGGTTCGTGACGGTGAGCGATGCCAAGCTGCCGGACACGTCGGGCTCAACGGTCGACATGAGCCTGAATTTGGATCAGTGCAGGGCTAAGTGTTTGACGAATTGTTCGTGCACGGCCTTTGCGAGTGCGAAGACCAGCGGGGATGGGTGCATAATTTGGACTACGGAGCTCACTGATCTTAGGGTGTTCGGGTTCGGTGGACAGGATCTCTACGTCCGGGTAGCAGCGGCTGATCTAG GCTCAGCGTCAGACCATTCACACCGGAACGACATAATCGCGGTCGTGGTGGGCTCAGTGCTGGGGATTCTACTGCTTGGCTTCATTTGTTGCTGCTtctggaaaaagaaaaagaggacaaGAAGACAAG CTCAGTCCACGTTAGGTAGCGTTTCCTTTGCCAGCAACTACATTGATGAGAGCACTGAAGGAAGGGAATTGGAGCTGCCTTTATTTGATTTGGGAACAATTGCAGCAGCAACCAACAACTTCTCTATCCAAAACAAGCTTGGAGAAGGTGGCTTTGGCCCCGTATACAAG GGCAAGCTGGGAGATGAACAAGAGATAGCTGTGAAGAGGCTTGCAAAGACTTCGGTGCAAGGCCTTGATGAGTTCAAGAATGAGGTAATGCTCATTGCCAAGCTCCAGCATCGGAACCTTGTACGACTTCTTGGCTGCTCCGTTCAAGGAGAGGAAAGGATGCTGATCTATGAGTACATGCCTAACAGAAGCCTGGATGCCTTTCTATTTG ACAAAGCTAAAGCTACACTGCTGGATTGGCGGACCCGCTATCACATTATAGTAGGGATTGCTCGTGGAATTCTCTACCTTCACCAAGATTCTAGATTTAGGATTATTCATAGAGACCTCAAAGCTAGCAACATTCTTCTCGACAAAGAAATGAACCCCAAAATATCAGACTTTGGCATGGCAAGAATATTTGGAGGGGATGAGACAGAAGCAAACACACGAAGAGTAGTTGGTACCTA TGGATACATGTCTCCTGAGTATGCCATGGATGGTATCTTCTCAGTGAAATCAGACGTATTTAGCTTTGGTGTTCTAGTACTTGAAATCATAAGTGGCAAGAAGAACAGAGGGATTTACCTCTCTCATCACCACGTAAATCTTCCAGGACAT GCATGGAGTTCATGGAAAGAAGGTAATGGCTTGGACTTGGTGGACGACTCAATAGTTCACTCATTTCCCGTGTCTGAAGCGTTGAGGTGTATAAAGGTGGGTCTCTTGTGCGTTCAAGAACACCCGGAGGACAGGCCAACAATGTCCTCCGTAGTGTTAATGTTGGGCAGTGAGAACACCCCTCTCCCAGACCCTAAGCAGCCTGGTTTTGTTTCAACGAAAGGTCCCTTGGAAATTGATTCATCATCAAGCAAGCAAGACTCACTAACTGTAAATGGCTTATCAGTTACAATATTTGAAGGCCGATAG